A stretch of Phragmites australis chromosome 12, lpPhrAust1.1, whole genome shotgun sequence DNA encodes these proteins:
- the LOC133886937 gene encoding zinc finger protein 10-like, with product MNSTAMDQIAGKYWGLWGARRSGSSSPASSIPSFAAAAAYGSEPSWEEQAFARDAAPHLGGCVWPPRSYSCSFCQRDFRSAQALGGHMNVHRRDRALLRQGSSPDDVQEASCEQPHQGPFLHRAASNPNTTSSSIVVNTAAKGDVNVIGTATSPSYLATIIKESKKKLFMSVPSSMALREAIDQCSHDDDVESGRMKRRRLDHPPAVLPIFVQPTASASEVAASESQGLQGVDHDAKVPKTIIACPNSSSPLVDQQEVDLELRLGTTPKVT from the coding sequence ATGAACTCCACAGCGATGGATCAAATAGCAGGCAAGTACTGGGGCTTGTGGGGGGCAAGGAGAagcggcagcagcagccctGCGAGCTCCATCCCCTCttttgcggcggcggcggcgtacgGCAGTGAGCCGTCGTGGGAGGAGCAGGCGTTCGCGCGCGACGCGGCGCCGCACCTCGGCGGCTGCGTGTGGCCGCCGCGCTCCTACTCGTGCAGTTTCTGCCAGCGCGACTTCCGGTCAGCTCAGGCGCTGGGCGGCCACATGAACGTCCACCGCCGCGACCGGGCCCTTCTCCGGCAGGGCTCGTCCCCCGACGACGTCCAAGAAGCTTCCTGTGAGCAACCACACCAAGGGCCTTTCTTGCACAGGGCAGCCTCTAACCCTAACACTACTAGTAGTAGTATTGTCGTCAATACAGCAGCCAAGGGAGATGTGAACGTTATTGGTACCGCTACTTCTCCTTCCTACCTAGCAACCATCATCAAGGAGAGCAAGAAAAAGCTCTTCATGTCGGTACCGTCGTCCATGGCGCTGAGAGAAGCTATAGATCAGTGCAGCCATGACGACGATGTGGAGTCTGGGAGGATGAAGAGGAGGCGTCTGGATCATCCACCGGCGGTGCTTCCGATCTTTGTGCAGCCGACGGCGTCGGCTTCCGAGGTGGCAGCAAGTGAATCACAGGGGTTACAAGGAGTTGATCATGATGCAAAGGTACCAAAAACAATAATTGCATGCCCTAACTCTAGTTCCCCTCTTGTGGATCAACAAGAAGTAGATCTAGAGCTTAGGCTTGGGACTACTCCAAAAGTTACATGA